Proteins from one Setaria italica strain Yugu1 chromosome V, Setaria_italica_v2.0, whole genome shotgun sequence genomic window:
- the LOC101757603 gene encoding protein LURP-one-related 11: MAITRIQPLSSHLHTCANPADPIPEKQVYTVWMKSLVFNGHGCTIYGQDGRVAYRVDNYACSRRREVYIMDSGGKTLIKLLKKNFGVFKTWKGYSYCNGPAGLEQEESKPWFSVQKSHRILKEEGPYSSCAMVTVCVSGKVYKIEGVSHKSEYRISDPDGEVVAEMKRKQTASGVVLGEDVLSLTVNPTADRLLVVGLVVVCGLLSRCI; this comes from the exons ATGGCCATCACTAGGATCCAGCCGCTCTCTTCTCACCTGCATACTTGTGCTAACCCAGCTGATCCTATCCCTGAGAAGCAAGTTTACACGGTTTGGATGAAATCCCTGGTCTTCAACGGCCACGGATGCACGATCTACGGCCAGGATGGTCGCGTGGCCTACCGTGTCGACAACTACGCTTGCAGCCGCAGACGAGAGGTGTATATCATGGACAGTGGCGGCAAGACGCTGATCAAGCTGCTCAAGAAG AATTTTGGGGTGTTCAAGACATGGAAGGGCTACTCCTATTGCAATGGCCCTGCTGGTCTGGAACAAGAGGAATCTAAGCCATGGTTCAGTGTTCAGAAATCTCATCGAATTCTGAAGGAGGAAGGGCCGTACAGTAGTTGTGCTATGGTAACAGTCTGTGTCAGTGGGAAGGTGTACAAGATCGAGGGCGTGTCACACAAATCCGAGTACAGAATCAGCGACCCAGATGGAGAGGTCGTGGCCGAAATGAAGAGGAAGCAGACGGCCTCAGGGGTTGTGCTGGGAGAAGACGTCCTGAGCCTGACAGTGAACCCCACGGCGGATCGCCTGCTTGTCGTTGGACTTGTGGTCGTGTGCGGCCTCCTCAGCCGTTGCATCTGA
- the LOC101756389 gene encoding protein LURP-one-related 11, with amino-acid sequence MAKIQPLPVASSSPSCSPSGDESQILQKKAAYTVWMKSLVFNGNGCTVYGADGSVAFRVDNYGCRGGREVFFMDRAGKTLIKIQRRSFGMFRRWEACRYFDAGEGSGEETRPWFRVQKAGKNEAAVTIHGSGRTYTVDGCARKSDYKITGADGAVAAAIGRKQTASGVVLGEDVLTLTVGSGTDHLLALGLVVVCGLMNRCL; translated from the coding sequence ATGGCCAAGATCCAGCCCCTGCCTGTAgcttcatcatctccttccTGCTCACCCTCCGGGGATGAGTCCCAGATCCTGCAGAAGAAGGCAGCGTACACGGTGTGGATGAAGTCGCTGGTGTTCAATGGCAACGGCTGCACGGTGTACGGCGCCGACGGCAGCGTCGCCTTCCGCGTCGACAACTACGGTTGCCGGGGCGGCCGCGAGGTGTTCTTCATGGACCGCGCCGGCAAGACCCTCATCAAGATTCAGAGAAGGAGCTTTGGGATGTTCAGGAGGTGGGAAGCCTGCCGGTACTTCGACGCCGGCGAGGGCTCCGGCGAGGAGACGAGGCCGTGGTTCAGAGTGCAGAAGGCTGGCAAGAACGAAGCTGCCGTGACGATTCATGGCAGCGGCAGGACGTACACCGTCGACGGGTGCGCGCGCAAATCGGACTACAAAATCACCGGCGCGGACGGCGCGGTCGCGGCGGCGATCGGGCGGAAGCAGACGGCGTCCGGGGTTGTGCTGGGGGAAGACGTCCTGACGCTGACGGTGGGGTCGGGCACAGATCATCTGCTCGCCTTGGGTTTGGTGGTCGTCTGTGGCCTCATGAACCGGTGCTTGTGA
- the LOC101756798 gene encoding protein LURP-one-related 11, translated as MAKIQPLPAASSSPSCSPTGDESRSLQKQAAYTVWMKSLVFSGNGCTVYGADGGVAFRVDNYGCRGGREVFFMDRAGKTLIRIQRKRFGMFRRWEACRYFDAGEGFGEETKPWFTVEKARSGGAAVTMHGSGRTYTIDGCSRKADYKITDDGAVVAVIGRKQTASGVVLGEDVLTLTVGSGVDHLLVLGMVVVCGLMNRCM; from the coding sequence ATGGCCAAGATCCAGCCCTTACCTGCAGCCTCATCGTCTCCCTCCTGCTCACCCACCGGGGATGAGTCTCGAAGCCTGCAGAAGCAGGCAGCGTACACGGTGTGGATGAAGTCGCTGGTGTTCAGCGGCAACGGTTGCACGGTGTACGGagccgacggcggcgtcgccttCCGCGTCGACAACTACGGCTGCCGGGGCGGCCGCGAGGTCTTCTTCATGGACCGCGCCGGCAAGACGCTCATCAGGATCCAAAGAAAGAGGTTTGGAATGTTCAGGAGATGGGAGGCCTGCCGGTACTTCGACGCCGGCGAGGGTTTTGGCGAGGAGACGAAGCCGTGGTTCACCGTGGAAAAGGCTCGGAGCGGTGGAGCTGCCGTGACGATGCATGGCAGCGGGAGGACGTACACGATCGACGGGTGCTCGCGCAAAGCGGACTACAAGATCACCGACGACGGCGCGGTCGTGGCGGTGATCGGGCGGAAGCAGACGGCGTCCGGGGTTGTGCTCGGAGAGGATGTCCTGACGCTGACAGTGGGGTCGGGGGTGGATCATCTGCTCGTCCTGGGAATGGTGGTCGTCTGTGGCCTTATGAACCGTTGCATGTGA
- the LOC101768024 gene encoding uncharacterized protein LOC101768024, with protein sequence MPLPAMTHSSAFLLPASTPPSNDAATTTYALVVLNQRLPRFAPLIWARARVRVCADGGANRVFDGMPELLPGEDPAEVRSRYKPDVIKGDMDSIRPEVKEYYSNSGTNIVDESHDQDTTDLHKCVSFITRDLPVSDKSNLCILVLGALGGRFDHEMGNINVLYRFSNTKIVLLSDDCSIFLLPKTYTHEIHIEKSVEGPHCGLIPIGGPSTSTTTTGLRWNLVGKEVDGIEDSVIFRSLQALAVPLIGNACYVFMHGLNSVQIYGAEKLHQALQERPKGKPLLTVSNHVAAMDDPFVIASLLPPSIMLEAQKLRWTLCATDRCFTNPVLSTFFRSVKVLPVSRGDGIYQKGMDMALSKLNSGGWVHIFPEGSRSRDGGKTIAPAKRGVGRLVMDTDSLPVVIPFVHTGMQDIMPVGKRIPRAGKRVIVVVGDPINFDDLIIDNSDDTQHTSRGILYDKATQRIGQRLQELKVEVDRLAAEQQSELQNHNIHNVSDDGYRLWQQVDWEGFGIGNSMLSSEPSAVQEQSKEAEPELRLEVEQSVSPAPSDVAVPNWFQRHVDPSELMGFAARGLIKNGKLEEGYRELQEPTTLNTWWWSQANNAVPRWSIA encoded by the exons ATGCCGCTGCCGGCGATGACCCACTcctccgccttcctcctccccgcctcgACTCCCCCGTCCAACGACGCCGCCACGACGACCTACGCGCTCGTCGTCCTCAACCAGCGCCTCCCCCGCTTCGCGCCGCTCATCTGGGCCCGCG CGCGCGTGCGCGTGTGCGCGGACGGGGGCGCCAACCGCGTCTTCGACGGCATGCCGGAGCTGCTGCCGGGCGAGGACCCCGCCGAGGTTCGCTCCAG GTACAAGCCAGATGTAATTAAAGGGGATATGGATTCAATAAGGCCAGAAGTGAAGGAATATTATTCCAATTCG GGCACAAACATAGTTGATGAATCACATGATCAGGACACAACTGACTTGCACAAATGTGTATCATTTATCACAAGAGATCTCCCTGTCTCAGACAAGTCTAAC CTGTGTATTCTTGTTCTTGGTGCACTTGGAGGAAGGTTTGATCATGAGATGGGGAACATCAATGTATTATACCGCTTCTCAAACACCAAGATCGTCCTCCTGTCAGATGACTGTTCAATCTTTCTGCTCCCCAAGACGTATACCCATGAGATCCATATTGAGAAATCGGTCGAAGGTCCTCACTGTGGTTTGATTCCCATTGGCGGACCGTCCACTAGCACCACAACAACCGGGCTTCGGTGGAATTTGG TGGGCAAAGAAGTTGATGGTATTGAAGACTCTGTTATTTTCCGTTCACTTCAAGCATTGGCTGTTCCTCTTATTGGCAACGCCTGCTATGTTTTTATGCATGGCCTTAACTCTGTCCAG ATTTATGGTGCCGAGAAGCTTCATCAGGCATTACAAGAGAGACCTAAAGGCAAGCCTCTTCTAACG GTCAGCAATCATGTGGCAGCAATGGATGACCCCTTTGTAATTGCCTCCCTTCTCCCACCATCTATTATGTTGGAAGCACAAAAGCTGAGATGGACACTTTGTGCGACTGATCGTTGCTTTACAAATCCAGTCCTGTCTACATTCTTCAGGTCTGTTAAGGTGTTACCTGTTTCTCGCGGTGATGGAATCTACCAAAAG gGAATGGATATGGCTCTTTCAAAGCTGAACAGTGGTGGATGGGTTCATATATTTCCAGAAGGAAGCCGTTCAAGGGATGGAGGGAAAACAATTGCTCCTGCCAAGAGAGGTGTTGGAAG GTTGGTGATGGACACTGACAGCCTTCCAGTTGTAATACCCTTTGTCCATACTGGGATGCAGGATATAATGCCTGTTGGAAAGCGTATCCCAAGAGCAGGGAAAAGG GTGATTGTAGTTGTGGGTGACCCAATCAATTTCGATGATCTGATCATTGACAACAGCGATGACACTCAACATACCTCTAGAGGGATCCTGTATGACAAAGCAACACAAAGAATTGGGCAGCGATTGCAAGAACTGAAGGTTGAAGTTGACAGACTTGCAGCAGAGCAGCAATCTGAACTCCAAAATCATAACATACACAATGTGAGTGATGATGGATACCGTCTGTGGCAGCAGGTTGATTGGGAAGGATTTGGCATAGGGAACTCCATGTTATCATCAGAACCTTCAGCTGTCCAGGAGCAATCAAAGGAagctgagcctgaactgcgccTGGAAGTGGAACAAAGCGTTTCTCCAGCCCCCAGTGATGTTGCTGTTCCAAACTGGTTCCAGCGTCACGTGGATCCTTCGGAGCTCATGGGGTTTGCTGCCCGTGGCCTGATCAAGAATGGAAAGTTAGAGGAAGGTTACAGGGAACTCCAAGAACCAACTACATTGAACACCTGGTGGTGGTCTCAGGCCAACAATGCTGTGCCCAGATGGAGCATTGCCTGA